One window of the Cherax quadricarinatus isolate ZL_2023a chromosome 1, ASM3850222v1, whole genome shotgun sequence genome contains the following:
- the LOC128685878 gene encoding uncharacterized protein, which yields MYTLLVVLVFGLQVTILDSASVPSSSLRKSVTVQHEGDVLDTPEWLQKIPEESKVAKYRKRRFFSFPTGSSFFIRTTIRIAVAGFGISNGLAIASTSFFYLPNDTRINFGRSMEAMEQRLDFYHQAEQFLDSLGFDGHACALRTICEVAETPFQQGLFGEVVNLMLSVTSSFSDVGNSVDNEYTTAEYYGRVHGSCHAIYPQCPVSFTDIFTSIIPIY from the exons ATGTACactctgctggtggtgttggttttCGGCCTCCAAGTGACGATACTAGACTCGGCCTCTGTCCCGAGCTCGTCCTTGAGGAAGAGCGTGACAGTGCAACACGAGGGTGACGTGCTGGACACACCAGAGTGGCTGCAGAAAATCCCCGAGGAGAGCAAGGTGGCCAAGTACCGCAAGAGACGCTTCTTCTCCTTCCCAACTGGATCCTCATTCTTT ATCAGGACCACCATACGAATCGCTGTGGCTGGTTTCGGCATCTCTAATGGTCTGGCAATCGCCAGTACTAGTTTCTTCTACTTGCCCAACGACACCAGGATTAACTTCGGACGTTCCATGGAAGCGATGGAGCAGCGCCTCGATTTCTACCACCAAGCTGAACAGTTTCTTGACAG CCTGGGGTTTGACGGTCACGCCTGTGCATTGAGAACCATATGTGAGGTCGCCGAGACGCCCTTTCAACAAGGTCTCTTCGGGGAGGTGGTAAACTTAATGTTGTC GGTGACATCATCGTTCAGCGATGTGGGGAACAGCGTGGATAACGAGTACACCACCGCCGAATACTACGGGCGTGTACACGGCTCCTGCCACGCCATCTACCCGCAGTGTCCCGTGTCCTTCACCGACATCTTTACCAGCATTATCCCGATCTACTAG